CCTCTCATTATTCCCCTTTCACTTCTGCCTGTGATCTCCAGTTAAAgcatttcttccctcttcccctagtggcttcttttcattttcctgatgtgttagttaggatttctattgctgtgataaaacaccagaatcaaaagcaatttgggaaggaaTGGCTTTATGTCATCATCCCACTCTCAGATGACACTGCATCACTgagtgaagtcagggcaggaattaaaggcaggagctgaagcagaggccacagaggaaagCCACTTAGTCACTTGCCCCGCCCACtaatggcttgctcatcctgctttcatatacaactcaggaccagcCCAGGATTGCACTGCCCACAGTATACAGGACCCTCCCACCTCAGTTACCAAGACAACACACCCACAGACTTTAATACAAGCCCATCTGttgaaaaacatctttttaattaAGATGTTCACTTCCCTGTTATATCTAGGTTACATACAGTTGATAAAAACCGACCCATACACCCGACTCTACAACTTTCCATGTTAAACATGCAAAACTAAAAATTTGATGCCAAGATCCACATATTAGTGAGAACACAAtgagtttgtttttctgacaCCAGACATTTTATatccaattattttttttcatgtttcagaTTATAGCCTCTGGGATCTGTGGCACTGATAATCATACCatagaagggaaaatgaaaacGCCATTTCCTGTCATCCTGGGCCATGAGGGAGCTGGAGTTGTGGAGAGTATTGGACCAGGTGTAACCACTGTAAAGCCAGGTAGGTAAGGAGGCATGATACTGATGCTATCTAGGGGTGCAGGAATGGGTTCAGCTTCTCTGACAATTAAAACATTAACAGGCAGGGGAACAGTGCTCCCAGAAATCTCAGGGAGTCCCAGGAGAGCCGTCATGTGATAACTGAGAAGTCAGGGTCCCTCTGGATATGTTTACTTTTATTAACAGAAAGAATTCAAGAGCAATCACAAGCAAGCTTGGGGACAAAGATTGGACTCAAATGGAAGTGTGAAGACAGTTTATTGGAGCCTAAAAGGGAAACCGCAGGTCAGGCaagctgggagggagaggaggagtggagaagagaaggaacaaaAGTCAGGTTGCTTGTGCTGAGACCGTCTGGAGGTCAGCCTCCTGGTCACAAGTCAAGGAGGAACGCTTTAGGAATAAAGAGCAGGGAACCCTAACACATTAATGTATCGAGTGCAAGAGCATGTACATGCTCTAGGTGGCCAGCatctgagagaaaaagaataaatagtcAGGTcttcctaggctggcctcagaccccAAGTCTCAGGATGGGTTAACTGGTAGGGATAGCATTATGTTTCAGGCCTTCTGGAGAGGAAAAGCATATTACCTTTGGGTGAACCTTTGGGTGCCCTGTGTATTAGCTCTTGTAGGATCAGACAAGGGCCTATCTCTGTATAGAGGCAGATTCCATTCTTTACAGTATAGCGCCAGTTCCTTTCCTAATTCCTACTCTGATTCTTCCCCCAAGGTAAAATAAAGATCTCAGAactcaagccaggtgtggtgctgcacgcctttgatcccagctcttgggaggcagaagcaggcagatctctaagtgttagaggctagcctggtctacagagtgagtaccaggacagccagggctaaaatccaaaaacaaaaacaaaaaaaaatttatttaaagctCATCACATATTGACAAAACCATCAAACTTCATCCAGACACCAGATATCGTACAAGATATAGGCAGCCTGGGATCCAGAATCCCAGACTGGAGGCGGAGTTCAATGGCGTgacacttgcctaccatgcacaagACTGTGTTCCTCACACCAGCCTACTGGAAATTAAACTAAGAATTGCAATATATACATTGTATCAGAATATTGGTAAACATAGAATTTGTGTGGTTACAGAGCccttttctacacacacacacacgcacacacacacacacacacacacacaatgtatccTAATCTTTTTAAGTGTGCAGAGTTGTATCGTGTGTAAGAGTTCCTTCTAGAACTTATATTTACCTTCCCCGTGCTACAGACCTTCAGGTTTCAAACACTTGATAATATCATTATGATTATCATTGTcatagatatttttgttttccttcatgtgtacTGTGAGCATGCTATGTCAGAGAGATGGGTGAACATATTTGTTTCTTTCCACGGTGTCAGAATATACAGAATAACAATATGTTCACATGATATAGCAGTTTTCTTGGCAGCAGTTTGCTAGACATTGTTGCCTGCCTTGCTATCAAGCACTGGCTGAGGCGAACGGGAACTGTTGATCCCCGTCCTCGTTCCTAATCTGAACTCTCTGATGACATGTTACACATCACACAGTAAATGCCTTTGTTTGTGTGTTGACGAATATGGACTACAGAATGAGTAGATATGTAGGCTGCAGCGGCAAGAGATGTCTAGGGACCTAAGAGACAAAGCTGGAAAACtgaaggaaatgcaaataaatagcGGCTTTGCGAAGGGTAAGGTCTACCAGATGGTGCTCTTCCTGTGTTCTCTTAGGAGCAGAGTCATTACTCCTCATTCTCAAAAAGGAGTCAAAAGCTACTTGTAAAGTCAAGTCTTTGGGGGCAATCAATCTGAAAGCCCCGTTTTATAGAgggcctcaagacagatctcaaTCATGTATAAAGAAATAGATACTCTGAAAAAGATCAATTACCTTGTCTAACTAATTTAGCTGAACAGGGTTAAAGGCACAAGCTGTCTTTTCTCAACATTACAACACCTCATAATGAGTACTGATTTTAATTTAGCTCATGTATAATTCATTCTTCCAATAAATATCAAATTCTACCAAGATCTAATTCTTCTTTTCTCCTGGAACATTGAGCCAAATAGACAAGTCTTTTACATATCATCAATATTAAGGTCACTCTTACATTTAACTATCTCTTACCTTTGAACCTCAATGTCATGAGATGTAAATAcccaagttctttttttaatcttgcagatctattatattaaaattgattattttaatctCATGGTGAAATGATAGTTAACTTCATGTAAAAGGCTACCTGCAACTCTTCTTATGACAAATTGATGACACCTGCCAAAAACAGTGCCCAGTAGTATTAACTGTACTTCAGGCCTGTCATGACTTTCCCCAtaactttctttattctttttcttcaggAGATAAAGTCTTAATGTTCCCTCTTCCGGAATGTCGAGAATGCTTCTACTGCCTCCACCCTGAGGGCAACTTCTGTGAGAAAGAAGAGTCAGTTTCAATGTCTTTTGACTTCTCACCTCATTCCCTTTCCTCATACAGGATTTGGCACAACCCTGataatgtctgtttttttttttcctgttgttgttgctCAGTATTATCTCTCCAACTGGATTAATGTTGGATGGGACCAGCAGATTTACCTGCAGAGGGAAGAAAATCTATAATATAATGGGGACCAGCACATTCACGGAATATACTGTGGTGCATGAGATTGCAGTGGTGAAGATTGATGCTGCTGCCCCTATGGATACAGTCTGTATCATGAGCTGCGCGGTGCCGACAGGCTTTGGAGCTGTGTTTAACACAGCTCAGGTGAGTCgttgttcttcctgtgttctTTGCAGTGACTGCCTACATAGTCAAGGAGGAGCCACATAGCTGGAAGGCTCCTTCACCATGGACAAAACCTAAGGgctttccccctctctttattCCCTACTAATACAAAATCACTATTGAAAGTCTAACAAAGGtttatcctttaaaaatacaGGTCACCCCTGGCTCTTCCTGTGTGGTGTTTGGACTCGGAGGAATTGGCTCTGCCATTGTCATGGCCTGCAAAGCCTCTGGAGCGTGTAGAATCATTGGGGTTGACATCAATGAGGAGAAGTTTCCTCGGGCAAGAGCCTTGGGGGTCACTGACTGTCTCAACCCTAACAAGCTGAAGAAGCCTGTGCAGGAGGTGGTGAAGGAAATGACGGGGGTTGGTGTTGACTTTGCCTTTGAGGCCATCGGACTCATTGAAACCATGGTGTGTGTCTTGGGCACAATGGGGGCATAACACATTAACACATAAGCTTCAGAAAGAAGGAATTTTCctgtaatttgttttatttgggagGAGTGTTGCAAATTGAGCCCAGAGCCTCTAACATACCTAACACAATTCTATACCTCTATAGTCCTAATGTAGGGCTATAAATTTTTCCCTAGCATTTTTGAACACATTGATATGCCTTGCATTGTTCTGAGCTATTAGCCTATTCTATCCTATTTTTAGATCACCTTTCTAGATAATTAATAACACtatcttcattttaaagattaaagatATTAATTATAGTGAATTTAAACAGATCACTCAAGGTATCATAGCAAACATACTCCATGCTATTTGATCATAAAACGTCTCCCTGATTCCCCCTGAAAGTACACATTGTCCCTGTTATCAAGTTCTAGGACACAAACTGTGTACCCTGTCACACCTGGCCACCTATTCTCAGTAAACCAATTAAAAAGGccaaattaaaagtagaaaacagaaaaggcagaTTTATTCAACGTGGTcacactgggaagagggacaaaaAGACCCCAAATCCATCTTCTAGGTCCTGAAATGAGAGCAAGGTTCAAAACAGATACGCACATCTAAGCAGTCCTGGTCCCGGCGTGATCTCACCTACCCTTAGCCAATCCTTGTCTGGGCTTCAGTCTCATCCTGTAAGGAAGTCTAACAAGCTGTTAGATCTGTGTGAGATCTTtctccaggagacaagtttccCCTCTGGCTGGTGCCCTTCTCTTCTCCTAGCATGAGATTCATAAGAAAACACCCATTTCCCTGAGGTTAGTTGTATCAATAGTCTGCTAGTCTGATGAAGAG
This region of Mus caroli chromosome 3, CAROLI_EIJ_v1.1, whole genome shotgun sequence genomic DNA includes:
- the LOC110291936 gene encoding alcohol dehydrogenase 1-like; translation: MEQASLATKTSGNVIRCRAAVAWTTNAPLSIEEVEVDPPKAGEVRVKIIASGICGTDNHTIEGKMKTPFPVILGHEGAGVVESIGPGVTTVKPGDKVLMFPLPECRECFYCLHPEGNFCEKEDIISPTGLMLDGTSRFTCRGKKIYNIMGTSTFTEYTVVHEIAVVKIDAAAPMDTVCIMSCAVPTGFGAVFNTAQVTPGSSCVVFGLGGIGSAIVMACKASGACRIIGVDINEEKFPRARALGVTDCLNPNKLKKPVQEVVKEMTGVGVDFAFEAIGLIETMVAALKSCNRSYGVCVIMGVAPTGSQLSFDPLVLLPGRTLKSSVLGGYKTRDDIPKLVTDYVQKKINIDPLITHRLPFPKINEGFRLLREGKCIRCVLSMRP